The following proteins are encoded in a genomic region of Cervus elaphus chromosome 15, mCerEla1.1, whole genome shotgun sequence:
- the LOC122709048 gene encoding protein FRA10AC1 isoform X1, with protein MHGHGGYDSDFSDDEHCGESSKRKKRTVEDDLLLKKPFQKEKHGKVVHKQVAAELLDREEARNRRFHLIAMDAYQRHTKFVNDYILYYGGKKEDFRRLGENDKTDMDVIRENHRFLWNEEDEMDMNWEKRLAKKYYDKLFKEYCIADLSRYKENKFGFRWRIEKEVISGKGQFCCGNKCCDEKEGLKSWEVNFGYTEHGEKRNALVKLRLCQECSFKLNFHHRRKEVKSKKRKDKAKKDSEESTHKKPKLSSVKETSKKKDKAHSSSVKSESSVNRNSDEEESASESELWKGPLPETDEKSQEEEFDEYFQDLFL; from the exons ATGCATGGTCACGGAGGCTATGACTCTGATTTTAGTGATGATGAACACTGTGGAGAAtctagcaaaaggaaaaaaag GACAGTTGAAGATGATTTACTACTCAAAAAGCcatttcagaaagagaaacatggaaAGGTGGTTCATAAACAAGTTGCAGCAGAATTGCTGGATAG GGAAGAAGCAAGAAATAGAAGGTTTCATCTCATAGCTATGGATGCT tatCAAAGGCATACAAAGTTTGTAAATgactatattttatattatggtGGCAAAAAAGAAGACTTCAGACGATTGGG GGAAAATGACAAGACAGACATGGATGTTATACGAGAAAATCATAGATTCCTATGgaatgaggaggatgaaatggacatgaattg GGAGAAGAGACTTGCAAAGAAATACTATGATAAATTATTCAAGGAATACTGCATAGCAGATCTCAGCAGATACAAAGAAAATAAG tTTGGATTTAGGTGGCGAATAGAAAAAGAAGTAATTTCAggaaaag GCCAGTTTTGCTGTGGAAATAAATGTTGTGATGAAAAAGAAGGCTTAAAGAGTTGGGAAGTTAATTTTGGTTATACTGAGCATggtgaaaaaagaaatgcacttgTTAAATTAA gaTTATGCCAAGAATGTTCCTTTAAGTTAAATTTTCATCACAG gagaaaagaagtcaagtcaaaaaaaagaaaggataaagcCAAAAAAGATTCTGAAGAGTCAACACATAAAAAACCCAAATTATCTTCTGTAAAAGAGACCTCTAAGAAAAAGGATAAAG CGCATTCATCCTCAGTGAAATCAGAAAGTTCTGTCAACA GAAACTCTGATGAGGAAGAAAGTGCTTCAGAGTCTGAACTTTGGAAGGGCCCACTACCAGAGACAGATGAAAAATCACA ggAAGAAGAATTTGATGaatattttcaagatttatttttgtGA
- the LOC122709048 gene encoding protein FRA10AC1 isoform X2 has protein sequence MHGHGGYDSDFSDDEHCGESSKRKKRTVEDDLLLKKPFQKEKHGKVVHKQVAAELLDREEARNRRFHLIAMDAYQRHTKFVNDYILYYGGKKEDFRRLGENDKTDMDVIRENHRFLWNEEDEMDMNWEKRLAKKYYDKLFKEYCIADLSRYKENKFGFRWRIEKEVISGKGQFCCGNKCCDEKEGLKSWEVNFGYTEHGEKRNALVKLTHSSSVKSESSVNRNSDEEESASESELWKGPLPETDEKSQEEEFDEYFQDLFL, from the exons ATGCATGGTCACGGAGGCTATGACTCTGATTTTAGTGATGATGAACACTGTGGAGAAtctagcaaaaggaaaaaaag GACAGTTGAAGATGATTTACTACTCAAAAAGCcatttcagaaagagaaacatggaaAGGTGGTTCATAAACAAGTTGCAGCAGAATTGCTGGATAG GGAAGAAGCAAGAAATAGAAGGTTTCATCTCATAGCTATGGATGCT tatCAAAGGCATACAAAGTTTGTAAATgactatattttatattatggtGGCAAAAAAGAAGACTTCAGACGATTGGG GGAAAATGACAAGACAGACATGGATGTTATACGAGAAAATCATAGATTCCTATGgaatgaggaggatgaaatggacatgaattg GGAGAAGAGACTTGCAAAGAAATACTATGATAAATTATTCAAGGAATACTGCATAGCAGATCTCAGCAGATACAAAGAAAATAAG tTTGGATTTAGGTGGCGAATAGAAAAAGAAGTAATTTCAggaaaag GCCAGTTTTGCTGTGGAAATAAATGTTGTGATGAAAAAGAAGGCTTAAAGAGTTGGGAAGTTAATTTTGGTTATACTGAGCATggtgaaaaaagaaatgcacttgTTAAATTAA CGCATTCATCCTCAGTGAAATCAGAAAGTTCTGTCAACA GAAACTCTGATGAGGAAGAAAGTGCTTCAGAGTCTGAACTTTGGAAGGGCCCACTACCAGAGACAGATGAAAAATCACA ggAAGAAGAATTTGATGaatattttcaagatttatttttgtGA